The following proteins are co-located in the Cutaneotrichosporon cavernicola HIS019 DNA, chromosome: 3 genome:
- a CDS encoding uncharacterized protein (L-rhamnose mutarotase), translated as MVLPRTNEGKRICQVIKVKPESLNEYKRVHAAVWPDVLDALKKAHVVDYSIHYFAPLSLLIATMRYVGNNYEADMEGIKESEATRQWWQMTDGLQESFVDGAMGSEAGEWWSPTEEVFRFEG; from the exons ATGGTGCTACCCAGGACAAACGAGGGTAAGCGCATCTGCCAAGTGATCAAAGTCAAGCCCGAATCGTTGAATGAGTACAAGCGG GTACATGCGGCCGTGTGGCCCGATGTCCTGGACGCTCTTAAAAAGGCGCATGTGGTAG ACTACTCGATCCACTACTTTGCTCCCCTGAGCCTTCTGATCGCGACGATGAGGTATGTAGGCAACAATTACGAAGCGGACATGGAGGGCATcaaggagagcgaggcgacTCGCCAGTGGTGGCAA ATGACGGACGGATTGCAAGAGAGCTTTGTGGATGGTGCAATGGGTAGCGAGGCTGGGGAGTGGTGGTCGCCCACGGAGGAAGTGTTCCGTTTTGAGGGGTAG
- a CDS encoding uncharacterized protein (HECT-like Ubiquitin-conjugating enzyme (E2)-binding), whose translation MAQLTLERPLSALDLAIQSHSELLHNALQLDEVEPLTSLPPPPAPFPMEQLALLLATSGERQSLEDDRVSDVLSDAGTDASDVTVSVQYDYDDMTELNLVGIQRHCANCIEILVPPQRTASVSSADQELAGRLTELLEATYELETFHPSSACCSPATPADDESDQSPFLALVHTLLGAQAVVAQRQPRPAPQSPSSETSEHPVEVVREELAWARVETLARDIVELVRSRDDEAIPCFSSEEEDDVKSIFSLPPVYRRSERDSAGSGSSRVSAGSVSSRVSGPPAYKDYRDDRVVGEPASAVSAKDSKSAEISSPCSMHSALSSIAPILNDLDTVTHAIERLHTIAPQLDDQRIALRTPSQRRAKPAPLNLRQPTEARLRELDDLWDKIERAHAPIKDAAVDDRRQSRKSYMFRELPPTPASAPMSRVASRNASRNASRSVSRTRSRREDHERTSFLEELVESSGSARLRDQDVPLRPRSALPKPNGYLAEAIERCPGRLGSQDFPIPLETFLANKRKQAAERLQNTTITISDNASIRSSASIKSSKSSTLKARRKPKDLFQIVADASGSRLPNQDVPPLTPKSKKHFLALTGTSKDVPPRSPLSSTGWLPRVASRELLTPRTPATPLSPWGRAPSIGAKTPTSPAFPPNLFDESARASESRSIRKIMGQLVRRRSTVSLKDGGSANTTPKSRPIPLPLPPPPPPPIDPDAVGYLCETQENLRVVQVMLYGGNTAQASDLELEVTTPGGAVVTSRSDPKVRINIALPTPVPLGQRVPFAPADGHMEAKLAALPMSATTLNSHITHALSAPSLRQLAPRSLCCTQCDHEIAEFPSDVTFKDLPSEHWSEMLEVWMCHADPAFTAHIAKQTKDGFWPTSSTVLVGGSYLLVAGSDCKTNLVEQESNEADDWRRVSCPCGEVLGKVRQSGPGAGTVRFSKWAISLMRGRGGGEIEAVRFPVSCFVVSDMLELSQAHASYRFLIADEITGSPRLALWLFNPSMHVAHRRPAKATFSLTSAPPAPSRPSWERPGLLGMRASGDRARGMRNASASRKTESPARSMRAAKIMFKLLDGADRGTAGLPGFGGSVETMRYPRDVCDSLIAALRASTTVYPVSRRALGAFTSGFLERV comes from the exons ATGGCCCAGCTCACTCTCGAGCGCCCACTCTCCGCGCTCGACTTGGCCATACAATCCCACTCGGAACTCCTCCACAATGCCCTTCAGCTCGATGAAGTCGAACCCCTcacctcccttcctcctccaccagccCCTTTCCCAAtggagcagctcgcgctactcctcgccacctccgGCGAGCGGCAATCACTCGAGGATGACCGCGTCTCAGATGTCCTCTCCGACGCCGGCACTGACGCATCCGACGTCACCGTCTCAGTACAGTACGAC TACGACGACATGACTGAGCTCAATCTCGTCGGTATCCAAAGACACTGCGCCAACTGTATCGAGATCCTTGTCCCACCACAACGCACAGCCTCAGTGTCCTCTGCCGACCAAGAACTGGCCGGTCGCCTTACCGAGCTACTCGAAGCAACGtacgagctcgagacgTTCCACccctcgtcggcctgcTGTTCCCCCGCAACCCCGGCTGACGACGAATCAGACCAGTCCCCATTCCTTGCTCTAGTTCATACCCTGCTTGGCGCCCAAGCCGTGGTGGCGCAGCGTCAGCCCCGCCCTGCGCCACAAAGCCCATCCAGTGAGACGTCGGAACACCcagtcgaggtcgtgcgcgaggagctggcatgggcgcgcgtcgagacTCTGGCTCGTGATattgtcgagctcgttcgCTCtcgtgacgacgaggccatACCTTGCTTctcgagcgaggaggaggacgacgtaAAGTCCATCTTTTCGCTTCCGCCAGTGTATAGGCGAAGCGAGCGTGACTCGGCAGGCTCGGGCAGCTCACGCGTCTCGGCCGGGTCCGTGTCCTCGCGTGTCTCAGGGCCCCCAGCATACAAAGACTACCGCGACGACCGGGTGGTTGGTGAGCCGGCGTCGGCCGTTTCAGCCAAGGACAGCAAGAGTGCCGAGATCAGCTCGCCGTGCAGTATGCACTCGGCACTAAGCAGCATTGCGCCAATACTCAACGATCTTGACACGGTCACGCACGCTATTGAGCGGTTGCATACGATTGCGCCCCAGCTTGACGACCAGCGTATCGCTCTCCGCACGCCGAGCCAGCGTCGGGCAAAGCCCGCTCCCCTGAACCTGAGACAGCCGACCGAAGCGCGCCTCCGCGAACTCGACGACCTATGGGACAAGATTGAGCGCGCCCACGCACCGATCAAAGATGCGGCGGTCGACGACAGGCGGCAGTCGCGCAAGTCGTACATGTTCCGTGAGCTTCCCCCAACCcccgcgtcggcgcccaTGAGCCGCGTCGCCTCCCGGAACGCTTCCCGAAACGCTTCCCGGAGCGTTTCCCGGACCCGGAGCAGACGCGAGGACCATGAGCGCACGTcgttcctcgaggagctggtggaGAGCAGTGGGAGCGCGCGTTTGCGTGACCAGGACGTACCGCTGCGTCCTAGGTCGGCGCTGCCCAAGCCAAATGGATACTTGGCAGAAGCAATTGAGCGGTGCCCCGGACGCCTTGGATCTCAGGACTTTCCAATTCCACTGGAGACGTTCCTGGCAAACAAAAGGAAGCAAGCGGCAGAACGGTTGCAAAATACAACAATTACAATTTCAGACAACGCATCCATCAGGTCATCAGCATCCATCAAGTCGTCCAAGAGTTCTACCCTCAAAGCGCGCCGCAAGCCCAAGGACCTTTTCCAGATTGTGGCCGACGCGTCAGGCTCCCGCCTACCCAACCAGGACGTGCCTCCGCTCACACCAAAGTCGAAAAAGCACTTCCTCGCGCTAACCGGCACGAGCAAGGACGTCCCGCCGCGCTCACCGCTCTCGAGCACGGGGTGGTTGCCGCGCGTGGCTAGTCGCGAGCTCCTGACTCCGCGCACCCCTGCGACTCCCTTGAGTCCGTGgggccgcgcgccgtctATTGGCGCCAAGACACCAACGTcccccgccttccccccaAACCTGTTCGACGAGTCTGCCCGCGCATCCGAGTCCCGCTCCATCCGCAAGATCATGGGCCAGCTCGTTCGTCGCCGCTCCACCGTGTCCCTCAAGGACGGTGGGAGTGCTAACACGACCCCAAAATCTCGCCCcatcccccttcccctcccacctccccctccccctcccatTGACCCCGACGCTGTCGGATACCTCTGTGAGACGCAGGAGAACCTCCGCGTTGTCCAGGTCATGCTGTACGGCGGGAACACAGCGCAAGCAagcgacctcgagctcgaggttACCACTcccggcggcgcggtcgtGACCTCTCGCTCCGACCCCAAGGTGCGCATCAACATTGCCCTCCCGACCCCCGTGCCACTTGGCCAGCGAGTGCCCTTTGCCCCGGCAGACGGACACATGGAGGCCAAGTTGGCTGCGCTGCCGATGAGCGCGACAACCCTCAACTCGCACATTACGCATGCGCTGAGTGCGCCTAGTCtgcgccagctcgcccCGCGCAGTCTGTGCTGCACGCAGTGTGACCACGAGATTGCCGAGTTTCCCTCGGACGTCACGTTCAAGGACCTTCCGAGCGAGCACTGGTCCGAGATGCTGGAGGTGTGGATGTGTCACGCCGACCCGGCGTTTACCGCCCACATTGCCAAGCAGACCAAGGACGGCTTCTGGCCTACATCGAGCACAGTCCTCGTGGGTGGAAGTTACCTCCTGGTCGCGGGGAGTGACTGCAAGACCAACCTGGTAGAGCAGGAGAGCAACGAG GCGGACGACTGGCGTCGCGTCTCCTGCCCATGTGGCGAGGTTCTTGGCAAGGTTCGCCAATCTGGTCCTGGAGCTGGAACGGTCCGTTTCAGCAAGTGGGCCATATCTCTTATGCGCGGCCGTGGTGGGGGCGAGATTGAAGCCGTCCGGTTCCCCGTCTCGTGCTTTGTCGTCTCGGACATGTTGGAGCTCTCGCAAGCACATGCATCCTATCGATTCCTCATTGCCGACGAAATCACCGGCTCgccccgcctcgccctctggCTCTTCAACCCGAGCATGCACGTCGCCCACCGCCGTCCCGCCAAGGCGACATTCAGCCTAACCTCGGCTCCTCCGGCCCCATCTCGACCCAGTTGGGAGCGCCCGGGCCTATTGGGAATGCGGGCTTCCGGCGACCGCGCGCGTGGCATGCGCAATGCTTCTGCTTCGAGAAAGACGGAATCGCCAGCGCGGAGCATGCGCGCTGCCAAGATCATGttcaagctcctcgacggcgctGATCGCGGCACCGCGGGTTTGCCGGGCTTCGGCGGGAGTGTCGAGACGATGCGGTATCCCCGCGACGTGTGTGATTCGCTCATTGCGGCGCTGagggcgagtacgacgGTTTATCCCGTGTCCAGACGGGCATTGGGGGCGTTCACTTCCGGATTCCTCGAGCGTGTGTAG
- a CDS encoding uncharacterized protein (Carboxylesterase family) gives MPDTSAPSAFTTNTLPHPTDYTCPFSDHIFAAKHGVELRLRLWPAPVNSPRPWVLWSHGGAFLFGMHEEITPWVVPLLLMRGIHVVSFAYRFAPQASLDDILDDANDAYAWCRAHLPTFLGNTVALERFAVGGESAGGTIAGLLAQTLQPPPRAFLAVHALFDLADPFFQNRGDHAELSGEFNEAEVAAAAHDHNPANAIITCPSPAHVRYGQGELRRAFHSLTLIVGRRQHLQGDVFTLMNRGNWVDAVLRGDSEEAKRTYAEKHSPLRLVGGRGDDHANGVGTNGASGRGHENGTSGGYPHPPTFFVHGEADGVVPIEQSRDMAQRLREMGVPVAEYYEPGGGHVFDQRFTSRRVKGYDECCGAAVEFIESHLQ, from the exons ATGCCAGACACGagcgcgccctcggccttcaCCACAAACACTCTCCCCCATCCAACAGACTACACCTGCCCCTTTAGCGACCACATCTTTGCCGCGAAACATGGTGTTGAGCTCCGCCTCCGTCTCTGGCCGGCACCCGTAAACAGCCCAAGGCCCTGGGTCCTCTGGTCGCACGGCGGGGCCTTTCTTTTTGGCATGCACGAAG AGATCACGCCGTGGGTCGTACCTCTCCTACTGATGCGTGGTATTCACGTCGTCTCGTTCGCGTACCGCTTCGCCCCTCAGGcgtcgctcgacgacattcTCGACGATGCTAACGACGCGTACGCATGGTGTCGcgcccacctccccaccttcctcggcaacACCGTTGCGCTGGAGCGCTTCGCTGTCGGGGGCGAAAGCGCGGGCGGCACCAtcgccggcctccttgCTCAGACTCTCCAGCCGCCACCAcgcgccttcctcgccgtccaCGCACTTttcgacctcgccgacccTTTCTTCCAGAACCGTGGAGATCACGCCGAGCTCAGCGGCGAGTTcaacgaggccgaggtcgccgccgccgcgcacgaCCACAACCCTGCCAACGCCATCATCACCTGTCCCTCCCCTGCTCACGTTAGATACGGACAAGGCGAGCTTCGCCGCGCGTTTCACAGCCTCACTCTCATCGTTGGGCGTCGGCAGCATCTCCAGGGCGATGTGTTCACGTTGATGAACCGCGGAAACTGGGTGGACGCTGTGCTCCGCGGCGACAGTGAGGAGGCGAAGCGCACGTACGCTGAGAAGCACTCGCCGCTTAGACTTGTGGGAGGACGGGGGGATGATCACGCCAATGGCGTCGGGACGAACGGCGCCAGCGGACGCGGGCACGAGAATGGCACGAGCGGCGGATATCCCCATCCGCCAACGTTCTTCGTGCacggcgaggcggacggGGTCGTTCCTATCGAGCAGAGTCGTGACATGGCTCAGCGGCTGCGGGAGATGGGCGTGCCGGTCGCCGAGTATTACGAGCCGGGGGGTGGGCATGTGTTTGATCAGCGCTTCACT tccCGCCGCGTGAAGGGCTACGACGAGTGCTGCGGTGCAGCTGTCGAGTTCATTGAGTCACATCTGCAGTAA
- a CDS encoding uncharacterized protein (Fungal specific transcription factor domain) has translation MSESPPAKRHSPDPAGGGTSASQKRTRSRNGCLVCRARRIKCDLERPECKRCVNYGAECVYPIKKAFDAAAVDAALGSRHNRPSSVAATAAAFHDPNAGPSRSSAVSPPLPLILNNQPARADMRSTVEDLPPMEMVHALFRKTKMGSFFNNPGMCPPEFLQHVFPNPDDLRCFHHCLTYTLSLMVIDEEHNPWVEHIAPMFLFPTGDAPLSTSALKFAMLAIGATHLAYLEATSRVSPAQAENTLQMSRQYRHTALGLLRQARRIPGELSNDAFLAASLLIVDNDILAATVSWREPLRYAKASIAHRGGAGNVLFGQDWRTALAGRVNGGPELAPPLSARRYLIEHAVMHDLLSCLTSGAPPTILDNDSPWWEALGTTGGTDREWESIEALVGYDRSLMRIVGTILALYSEWRAFEAHYRPLNELDPAVSLHSPAAMERMELSRRLADCQIELATWRAEAPARYMDQRTMVGSMALWHEAQIIVLRDMQKRGRDDADVQSSAAAVLELCIEAGDKVEFLNWPFSVACSVLLDPDKRETARGIIKTFAYQCCHEIESVRVLVEEMWRRIDEGYDDEACNWREVLLEIGRPVLIG, from the exons ATGTCCGAGTCCCCCCCCGCCAAGCGCCACTCGCCTGACCCCGCCGGGGGCGGTACATCCGCGTCGCAGAAGCGCACACGCTCACGTAACGGGTGCCTCGTTtgtcgcgcacgccgcaTCAAGTGCGATCTCG aaCGGCCTGAATGCAAGCGTTGCGTCAACTACGGAGCCGAGTGTGTCTATCCGATCAAGAAGGCGTTTGATGCGGCTGCAGTGGATGCCGCCCTGGGGAGCCGGCACAACCGGCCATCAAGCGTCGCTGCAACCGCGGCAGCGTTCCACGACCCCAACGCTGGACCGAGCCGCAGTTCAGCCGTGtccccacccctccccctcatccTGAACAACCAGCCTGCGCGGGCGGATATGCGTAGCACAGTTGAGGACCTGCCGCCTATGGAAATGGTCCACGCGCTGTTCCGCAAGACCAAGATGGGCTCGTTCTTCAACAACCCTGGCATGTGTCCTCCCGAGTTCCTCCAGCATGTCTTTCCGAATCCAGATGACCTCCGTTGT TTCCACCACTGCCTCACATACACACTCTCGCTCATGGTgattgacgaggagcacaATCCATGGGTTGAACATATCGCTCCCATGTTCCTTTTCCCCACCGGCGACGCGCCTCTCTCCACTTCAGCCCTCAAGTTTGCGATGCTCGCGATCGGAGCCACGCACCTCGCATACCTCGAGGCGACGAGTCGTGTGTCGCCAGCGCAAGCTGAGAACACGCTTCAGATGTCGCGACAGTACCGACACACTgcgctcggccttctccgccaGGCACGGCGTATCCCAGGTGAACTGTCAAACGACGCGTTCTTGGCAGCATCGCTGCTGATTGTGGACAACGATATCCTCGCGGCGACCGTGTCGTGGCGTGAGCCTCTCCGCTATGCCAAGGCGTCCATTGCCCACCGCGGTGGAGCTGGCAATGTACTCTTTGGCCAGGACTGGCGTACTGCCCTCGCTGGTCGTGTGAACGGGGGCCCAGAGCTTGCACCGCCGCTCTCAGCGCGGCGCTACCTTATCGAGCATGCGGTAATGCACGACTTGTTGT CATGCCTGACGTCTGGTGCCCCACCAaccatcctcgacaacgactCGCCATGGTGGGAGGCTCTGGGCACGACAGGAGGCACAGACCGCGAG TGGGAATCAATCGAGGCGCTGGTCGGGTACGACCGGTCTCTGATGCGGATTGTGGGGACGATCCTGGCGTTGTATTCTGAGTGGCGGGCGTTTGAGGCGCATTACCGCCCTCTGAACGAGCTTGACCCAGCCGTGTCGCTCCACTCGCCTGCAGCCATGGAGCGGATGGAGCTGAGTCGGCGCTTGGCCGACTGCCAGATTGAGCTCGCGACGTGGCGCGCCGAAGCGCCAGCGAGGTACATGGACCAGCGCACGATGGTGGGGTCCATGGCGCTATGGCACGAGGCGCAGATAATCGTCCTGCGCGACATGCAAAAACGGGGACGGGACGATGCGGACGTGcagtcgtcggcggcggccgtgcTTGAGCTGTGCATCGAGGCAGGGGACAAGGTCGAGTTTCTCAACTGGCCGTTCTCGGTTGCGTGCAGTGTACTGCTGGACCCCGACAAGCGCGAGACGGCACGCGGTATCATCAAGACGTTTGCGTACCAGTGCTGTCACGAGATTGAGAGCGTGCGGGTtcttgtcgaggagatgtGGCGCCGCATTGACGAGGGATACGATGACGAGGCGTGTAACTGGCGCGAGGTGCTGCTGGAGATTGGGCGGCCTGTGCTGATCGGGTAG
- a CDS encoding uncharacterized protein (amine oxidase): MSLPAPAHPLDPLSPAEIAAAVVAVKARVDETEKGEHRTWFKSIQLVEPPKKLLAPWLDQWHAAGRGHRNILPRLPRRAVVLMGIKRPHSTTWNEIFITLDGKAKVAEVIPTPTHLHVPPDMAEMVAAEEALLAHPEFQRVLEKMQLPPHARVVADGWIYGADSTEQSKRHTPFMVYLNLTNGEHEDSCHYSAPLPIVPVMNSDDFSLVRIDYCPIFGTGEKTILDLDGPFPWHLYTTNEYDASLVEASGVALRDDVKPYRVIQPEGASFKMEGRVINWQKWSFHIGFNYREGPVLSDIRYDGRKVFYRLSVSDMTVPYSDPRAPFHRKQAFDLGDIGAGLTANSLQLGCDCLGEILYLDFDHFGVNGQPEGVKGAVCVHEQDEGLGWKHTNFRTNKPSVVRNRVLVIQTIITVANYEYIFAWKFDQAAAVHLETRATGILSTAAILPGEVSPYGNVVSPGCLATNHQHLFSVRIDPAVDGHNNTVVQEDSVPMPFDKKNPPENNKWGVGYTVEKTPVVRSGGFDAAPEKNRVFKITNPSKINPISGKPVSYKLVPTPSQLMVAHPDSIQYARAEFGEHHIYVTKYQDGELYAGGKWTNQSNGNAEGMRSFIGRNDKTENEDIVVWHTFGLTHNPRVEDFPVMPCETHVFSMKPNDFFSKNPAIDVPPSTQTFNQSKLFDAKDCSGCKDGGCGCKAKGVPCHCKAGECNRTGKL, encoded by the exons ATGTCCCTCCCTGCCCCCGCCCACCCACTCGACCCGCTCAGCCCCGCCGAGAtcgcggccgccgtcgtggccgtcaaggcccgcgtcgacgagaccgagaagggcgagcACCGCACTTGGTTCAAGAGcatccagctcgtcgagcctCCCAAGAAGCTCCTCGCACCGTGGCTCGACCAGTGGCACGCTGCTGGACGCGGTCACCGCAACATCCTCCCTAGGCtgccgcgtcgcgcggtCGTGCTTATGGGCATCAAGCGTCCCCACAGCACTACTTGGAACG AGATCTtcatcaccctcgacggcaaggccaaggtcgccgaggtcatccccacccccacccacctccacgTCCCCCCCGACATGGCCGAGATGgtcgctgccgaggaggctcTCCTTGCCCACCCCGAGTTCCAGCGCGTCCTTGAGAAGATGcagcttcctcctcacgcCCGCGTCGTTGCCGACGGTTGGATCTACGGCGCCGACTCGACCGAGCAGTCCAAGCGCCACACTCCGTTCATGGTCtacctcaacctcaccaacggcgagcacgaggaCTCTTGCCACTACTCTGCTCCCCTTCCCATTGTCCCCGTCATGAACTCGGACGACTTTTCGCTCGTTCGCATCGACTACTGCCCCATCTTTGGCACGGGCGAGAAGACTatcctcgacctcgacggcccCTTCCCGTGGCACCTGTACACTACAAACGAGTACGACGCTTCGCTCGTTGAGGCCTcgggcgtcgcgctccgcgacgacgtcaagcccTACCGCGTCATCCAGCCCGAGGGTGCCTCGTTCAAGATGGAGGGCCGTGTGATCAACTGGCAGAAGTGGAGCTTCCACATTGGCTTCAACTACCGTGAGGGCCCCGTTCTCTCCGACATTCGCTACGACGGCCGCAAGGTCTTCTACCGCCTCTCGGTGTCGGACATGACTGTTCCCTACAGCGACCCCCGCGCCCCCTTCCACCGCAAGCAGGCGTTTGACCTCGGTGACATTGGTGCTGGTCTCACCGCCAActcgctccagctcggctGTGACTGCCTCGGCGAGATCCTGTacctcgactttgaccaCTTTGGCGTCAACGGACAGCccgagggcgtcaaggGTGCCGTCTGCGTTCACGAGCAGGACGAGGGTCTTGGCTGGAAGCACACCAACTTCCGCACCAACAAGCCCAGCGTTGTCCGTAACCGCGTTTTGGTCATTCAGACCATCATCACCGTCGCCAACTACGAGTACATCTTTGCGTGGAAGTTTGACCAGGCTGCCGCGGTCCACCTCGAGACCCGCGCGACTGGTATTCTCTCGAccgccgccatcctccCCGGAGAGGTGTCGCCTTACGGCAACGTTGTGTCGCCTGGCTGTCTCGCCACCAACCACCAGCACCTGTTCAGCGTCCGCATTGACCCCGCTGTTGACGGCCACAACAACACGGTTGTGCAGGAGGACTCTGTGCCCATGCCTTTCGACAAGAAGAACCCCCCCGAGAACAACAAGTGGGGTGTCGGCTACACTGTCGAGAAGACTCCCGTTGTCCGTTCGGGTGGCTTTGACGCGGCGCCAGAGAAGAACCGCGTGTTCAAGATCACCAACCCGTCCAAGATCAACCCGATCTCGGGCAAGCCTGTGTCGTACAAGCTCGTTCCCACGCCTTCGCAGTTGATGGTTGCGCACCCCGACTCGATCCAGTACGCCCGCGCCGAGTTTGGCGAGCACCACATCTACGTGACCAAGTAccaggacggcgagctgtACGCCGGTGGCAAGTGGACCAACCAGAGCAACGGCAATGCCGAGGGCATGCGCTCCTTCATTGGCCGCAACGACAAGACTGAGAACGAGGACATTGTCGTCTGGCACACGTTCGGCCTGACACACAACCCCCGTGTCGAGGACTTCCCCGTCATGCCCTGCGAGACGCACGTGTTCAGCATGAAGCCCAACGACTTCTTCTCCAAGAACCCGGCCATCGACGTGcccccctccacccagACGTTCAACCAGTCCAAGCTGTTTGACGCCAAGGACTGCTCGGGATGCAAGGACGGCGGCTGCGGGTGCAAGGCAAAGGGCGTGCCGTGCCACTGCAAGGCCGGCGAGTGCAACCGCACCGGCAAGCTTTAG